The Euphorbia lathyris chromosome 2, ddEupLath1.1, whole genome shotgun sequence genome includes a window with the following:
- the LOC136218912 gene encoding 3',5'-bisphosphate nucleotidase AHL, translating to MENAGNYAKEFDIAVKVVHMACSLCQRVQEGLVSKSIDQVTSKDDDSPVTVADWSVQATVSWILSESFRGQNVSIVAEEDVQTLSEASSAGLLMAVTNTVNEILAKSSKYGLPGPTEALGSEQILEAINRCNSTGGSTGKHWVLDPVDGTLGFVRGDQYAIALALIDEGKVVFGILGCPNYPMKKELLNHHHKYHQSMSNLSSPTSDTWQKGCVMYARRGSGKAWMQPLIHENKNFEWPNSAQQIQVSSIDDPEQATFCEPVEKSNSNHVLSAGVAYSMGLRTQPLRVHSMVKYAAIARGDAEILMKFASCGYKEKIWDHAAGVVIVEEAGGVVTDAGGRPLDFSRGVYLQGLDRGIIACSSASLHEKLVEAVYASWDSSNL from the exons ATGGAGAATGCGGGGAACTACGCTAAAGAATTTGATATCGCTGTCAAAGTTGTACACATGGCTTGCTCTCTTTGCCAAAGAGTGCAAGAAGGGCTGGTTTCTAAGAGCATCGATCAGGTTACATCTAAGGATGATGATTCTCCCGTCACTGTTGCAG ATTGGAGTGTTCAAGCTACTGTTAGCTGGATATTGTCAGAGTCTTTCAGGGGTCAAAATGTATCCATTGTTGCCGAAGAAGATGTTCAAACTCTCTCTGAAGCTAGCTCAGCAGGCTTACTGATGGCTGTCACAAACACTGTAAATGAGATCTTAGCTAAATCATCAAAATATGGTCTTCCGGGTCCAACAGAGGCACTTGGAAGTGAACAAATTCTTGAAGCCATCAATCGATGCAACTCAACTGGGGGATCCACTGGAAAGCATTGGGTACTTGATCCTGTTGATGGAACATTGGGATTTGTGCGTGGAGATCAGTATGCTATCGCTTTAGCCTTAATTGATGAAGGAAAAGTGGTGTTTGGAATTCTTGGGTGTCCAAATTACCCTATGAAGAAAGAGTTGCTGAATCATCACCATAAATATCACCAGAGCATGTCAAATTTGTCTTCACCTACTTCTGATACTTGGCAAAAAGGATGTGTGATGTATGCACGGAGAGGGAGTGGTAAGGCATGGATGCAGCCATTGATCCATGAAAATAAGAACTTTGAATGGCCAAATTCTGCACAACAGATACAAGTTTCTTCCATTGATGATCCAGAGCAAGCCACCTTCTGTGAACCTGTAGAGAAGTCCAATTCAAACCATGTCTTGTCAGCTGGAGTTGCTTACAGCATGGGGCTAAg AACACAACCCTTGCGTGTACATAGCATGGTGAAATATGCAGCCATAGCTCGAGGAGATGCTGAAATTTTGATGAAATTTGCATCATGTGGGTACAAGGAGAAGATATGGGATCATGCTGCTGGTGTGGTCATAGTAGAAGAGGCCGGTGGTGTGGTAACCGATGCTGGAGGAAGGCCTCTAGACTTCTCAAGGGGAGTATACTTGCAAGGTCTTGATCGAGGCATAAT
- the LOC136220684 gene encoding uncharacterized protein: protein MVCMCFLVDQHRRIRSSKPVAGACSRCGCSASVADMRTSTRFCYVPFYWKSWKAVMCTFCGAILKSYR, encoded by the coding sequence atggtttgtatgtgtttCTTAGTTGACCAACACAGGAGAATCAGGAGCAGTAAGCCGGTGGCCGGAGCATGTTCCAGGTGCGGCTGCAGTGCTAGCGTTGCTGACATGAGAACCTCCACAAGGTTTTGCTATGTTCCCTTTTATTGGAAGTCATGGAAGGCTGTTATGTGTACTTTTTGCGGAGCTATACTCAAGTCTTACAGATAG